A genomic segment from Acidobacteriota bacterium encodes:
- a CDS encoding macro domain-containing protein: MTAIQYLQGDATSPQAKGNKIIAHICNDIGGWGRGFVLAISRRWPAPEAAYRTWHRERASNDFALGAVQLIQVEPYLWVANMIGQHGMKTGSKGPPIRYEAVAECLGKLGDLATLHSASVHMPRIGCGLAGGKWEHIEPLIKRTLSEREIAVYVYDFA, encoded by the coding sequence ATGACTGCAATTCAATATCTCCAGGGAGACGCAACCTCTCCGCAAGCCAAAGGAAATAAAATCATTGCCCACATTTGCAATGATATTGGCGGTTGGGGGCGCGGATTTGTACTGGCGATTTCACGCCGGTGGCCAGCTCCTGAAGCAGCCTATCGAACCTGGCACCGCGAGCGAGCCTCCAACGACTTTGCACTGGGCGCCGTCCAACTGATTCAGGTTGAGCCATATCTGTGGGTTGCCAATATGATTGGGCAACACGGAATGAAAACCGGAAGTAAAGGGCCTCCAATTCGGTACGAAGCCGTGGCCGAATGTCTCGGTAAACTTGGGGATCTGGCAACCCTGCACTCAGCTTCGGTTCATATGCCCCGGATTGGCTGTGGGCTGGCGGGTGGCAAATGGGAACACATTGAACCGCTTATCAAACGCACGCTTTCTGAGCGCGAGATTGCCGTCTATGTGTATGACTTTGCCTGA
- a CDS encoding sterol desaturase family protein, protein MKTLIWFAAPGFALLILLETLYDFWQKTHEYEVKDTMTNITLGFVSMFMDIGWKLFIQVPAYWLVYTLTPLRIPQTWWSWVIVMILVDFAYYWFHRFSHESRFFWNFHVVHHSSEHYNLSVAVRQSWFGGAVSWIFYAPIVLMGFDPVMILTSYAINLIYQFWIHTKFIKSLGPLEAILNTPAHHRVHHGVNEPYLDKNYAGMLIIWDRMFGSFTPEIEPPRYGIIKPLRSFNPVWANFHAWVEMVETMRTRVGLSEKLRCLWSAPAMLPKAQ, encoded by the coding sequence ATGAAGACTTTGATCTGGTTTGCGGCACCTGGATTTGCATTGTTGATTCTGTTGGAAACCCTCTATGACTTCTGGCAAAAGACCCACGAGTATGAAGTCAAAGACACCATGACCAATATCACACTCGGGTTTGTCAGCATGTTTATGGATATAGGCTGGAAACTGTTCATTCAGGTTCCAGCTTACTGGCTGGTGTATACCCTGACGCCGTTACGGATCCCCCAAACCTGGTGGTCGTGGGTCATCGTGATGATTCTGGTTGATTTTGCCTATTACTGGTTTCACCGTTTCAGCCACGAAAGCCGGTTTTTCTGGAATTTTCACGTGGTTCATCATTCAAGCGAGCATTACAACCTGAGCGTGGCTGTGCGCCAGAGCTGGTTTGGAGGTGCGGTGTCGTGGATATTTTATGCACCGATTGTCTTGATGGGGTTTGACCCGGTGATGATTCTCACATCCTACGCCATCAATTTGATTTACCAGTTTTGGATTCATACCAAATTCATCAAATCCCTCGGCCCGTTAGAAGCCATTCTCAACACACCAGCCCATCACCGGGTTCATCACGGTGTCAACGAGCCCTATCTCGACAAAAATTATGCCGGCATGTTGATCATCTGGGATCGAATGTTTGGCAGTTTTACACCTGAAATTGAACCGCCGCGTTACGGCATCATCAAGCCGCTCAGAAGCTTCAATCCGGTTTGGGCCAATTTTCATGCCTGGGTCGAAATGGTTGAAACCATGCGAACGCGTGTCGGGCTGAGTGAAAAACTGCGGTGTCTCTGGTCAGCACCAGCGATGCTGCCGAAAGCACAGTGA